AACTCCCATCTTCAAGGAGTTTCTCGAGAGTTAACATGATTTCCGGCACATGACAATCAATAATTCCTACAATATCAATCCCTTTATGTTCACTTGCTTCAATTAAAATGTTTTCCAAGGTAAGTGACCTTGAAGCAGTAATTTTCACTGGCTTCCCTGATTTTGTTTGTCCTATATGAATATGTAAGTCAGCAAAATAACTGTTCATAAATGCTAACATCCTCTAATTTTTAATGGTTATTTACTTGAATTTTGCCTAGCTTGTTTTAATTGCAAATACTGAACAGCATAGGCCGTTTTCGCATCGTAGATTCGTTTATTGGCAATCATTTGTTCAGCTTCCTCTAGTGTTACCTCCATCACCTCAACAAATTCATCTTCATCTAATTCTGCTGCCTCTGAAAGCTTTTCAAGATTTTCCGCAAGAAATAAATGAACAAGTTCATCTGCAAAACCAGGAGATGTATAAAAAGAAATTAGTGGCTCTAAATGAGTACAAGTGTACCCTGTTTCTTCTTCAAGTTCTCTTCGTGCTGTTGTTTCAGGCTCTTCCCCTTTTTCTAGTTTTCCAGCTGGGATTTCCACTAAATTACGTTCTAACGGCTTGCGAAATTGCTCTACCATAACAATTTTGTTTTCCGGAGTAATCGCTATAACTGCTACTGCCCCTGGATGCTTAACAATTTCTCTTGAACTTGTCTTTCCGTTTGGAAGTTCAACTTGTTCTACATATAAATCAATAATTCTTCCTTTAAAAATTTCTTTAGATGATAATGTTTTTTCGTTCAAATTCATCGTTACTTCAGCTCCTGTTCTATAAGCTTTTTTATCCTCATACATTCTATCATATCTTAACTGGAAGGGAATGGATTGCCGGGTGAAAATCTATCGACACGATCAAGGAATCACTCTTGTAGGTAAGGCTTGGGAAATTAGAGCAAAGTTAAAGGAATATGGAAACATTTACTCAACGGTGAATGAATGGGTTCAAAACGAAAAGCACAATAAAAAGAAAAGAAATCGTCGTGGCACCTTTACTAATAACACTTTTAACTAAGGATAAACAGCAGTGTCTTTCAGTTGATTTTCACCAGGCTTTGTACTAATCTCAATGATATGACTTGATATTATACTGGAGTGATTATGTTTGCGAAAAAGACAACTCGGTAAATCTGATTTATTTGTGAGTGAAGTTGGCCTTGGTTGTATGTCACTAGGTACAGATGAAAAACATGCCCTTTCACTTGTTGATAGGGCGATTAACTTGGGAATTAATTATTTAGACACAGCTGATTTATATGATGCAGGGGTAAACGAGGAGCTTGTTGGCAAAGCGATTAAACATCGACGCAACGAAATAATCTTAGCCACAAAAGTCGGAAACAAGTGGAAAGAAGATAAAAGCGGCTGGACATGGGATCCATCTAAGGCATATATAAAAACTGCTGTAAAAGAAAGTTTAAAACGTCTACAGACAGATTATATTGACCTTTATCAGTTACATGGAGGCACAATTGAAGATCATATTGATGAGACGATTGAAGCTTTCGAAGAATTAAAGCAAGAGGGTGTCATCCGATATTATGGTATTTCCTCTATTCGCCCTAATGTGATTAAGGAATATTTGAGCAAATCGAACATTGTTTCAATTATGATGCAATACAGCTTATTGGATCGTCGTCCAGAAGAATATTTTTCTATCATTAAAGAGCATAATGTAAGTGTCATTGCCCGTGGTCCGCTTGCAAAAGGACTTCTTACTAAAAAACCTTTAGGAGAAAAATCAACATCTAAAGGCTACTTAACTTATTCAGAGGCTGAGCTAAAAAATGTATTACCTATGTTAGAACAAGTAGATTCTAACCATACTATAACTGAACTAGCTTTACAATATTGCCTACATCAAGATGTAGTTGGTACTGTTATTCCAGGTGCTAGCAAGTTAGAGCAATTAATTGAAAATGCTGAAGCAGGATCTGCAGAAAGACTATCACAGCAAACCTATGAAGAGCTGCAAACACTAACAAAATTTGATAAATATGAACAGCATCGTTAAAAGTTAAAAGCGGAGTTAACCCCGCTTTTAACTTTTTTATTTGAACTCTTTCCATGATAGAGAGCTTTCGTTAAAAAGCTCTTCAAAACTTTTATTTTTCTCCCTTTGCTTTCTCTCCTCAATCCGTTTACGCTCAAGAGCCGCCTCTTTTTCTTCATGCTCTTTTGTTAAATCCTTTTTTACGGCCTTTAATTGTTCTAAAAGATCATTATTTAAATGATCTGATAAAGATACAGCTTGATCATCCTTTTTCTTTTTGTTTGTTTTCTTCATCTAAGTTGCCTCCTCTTACCCTCAATCTAGTAAAATTATAGCAAATTTATCACAGTTTTAACTACTTGTACCTCTTGTTTTAATTAGCCAATAATTAGAAATAAACAAGTTAAAACCTAAACCAACGAATATGAAATGGGATTAAATAGAGTAACCGTATAAATTGCTGACATATCAGACATTTTAATGAAAGAAAGGAGAGATGTAATATGGCAAAACAACGTGGACAAAAAGGTAAACCAAATTCTGACACAACCAATAATAAGATGGCAGCGGAAGAAATGGAAAAGGCTATTCATCCAACCAAAAGACAAAATTCACCGCAGTAATTACTGAAGACAGGCATAACGCTTGTCTTCTTTTATTTCATGACAAGAATATTTGTGCTGAACTTTTTTTCATGTAAAATAAAAGGTATGTTCATTCTAGGAGGTTTCTCATGAAAAAAATATTCACGACGATCTTTATCATCCTTTCATATGTTTTAATTGTTGGCTTTTTCTTTACGAATAAGATGATGTATATAAAAAAGAAGAAGGATGAAGAAATCATTGACAGAGAAACGAAATATGGTTTTTATAATCATGAAGATGTTGACTCTCTCCATAAAAGAGATTTCTCTATTACTTCCCAATTCGGTTACAAAATTAAGGGGGCTCTTTATGAACCACATCATACTAATCATTACATGATCATTTGTCATGGTGTGACAGTCAATCGACTCAATTCTGTTAAATATATGAATTTGTTTATCCAAAAGGGCTGGAATGTATTAATTTATGATCATCGACGCCATGGTGAAAGTGGAGGTAAAACCACAAGCTATGGTCACTACGAAAAATTTGACCTTAAGACTGTTGTTAACTGGCTAAAAAATGAGGTTGGTGAATCACTTATTTTAGGTATACATGGCGAATCTATGGGAGCAGTTACTACTCTACTTTATGGTGGAATGGTTGAGGATGGAGCTGACTTTTACATAGCCGATTGTCCGTTTTCTGAACTAGAAGCTCAACTTCTTTATCGCCTTAAAGTCGAATTTAATATTCCTGGTTTTTTGGTTATGCCAATTGCTAAACCATTTGTTAAGCTTCGTGACCGGTATTCACTTAAAGATGTTTCCCCGCTTAGCATAATAAATAATATCCATCATCCTGTCCTATTTATTCATAGTAAGGATGATGATTACATACCTGTTGATATGACGAAGCAGCTATATGATAAGAAAAAAGGCTATAGAAAGCTCTATATTGCTGAAAAGGGATCCCACGCAATGTCATATGCTGAAAATCGAGAGAAATATTCAGAAGTAATAGATGAGTTTTTTGAGGATATTGGTGTAGTCTCTAATGTGCAGCTAGGACCTACAAGGTGATACATTATTTATAGGGCTGATCACAACTCAGCATGTAGGTGTGATCAGCCCTATAAATATCACTAATCCTCCTTCAACTTCCCACTCTAATAATTATCCCATACGCTTATCTTTTTCACTTCTTGCAATAGAATAGTTTATCAGGGACTTCTAATATGCTAATATAATAAAAGTATTTAGTTAGAAAAGTATTAGAAGGAGTTTGGTTTATGACAATAATTGAAAATATCATTAATGGCACAAATACATTGTTATGGTCATATGTATTAATCATTATGTTAATTGGCGCAGGAATTTACTTTACTGTCCGAACAAAATTCGTTCAATTTCGAATGATAGGTGAAATGGTTCGCTTATTAGGTGAAGGTGCAACCGCAAATAAAAAGGGTGTTTCATCTTTTCAGGCATTTTGTATTAGTACTGCCTCACGTGTTGGTACTGGTAACCTAGCTGGTGTTGCCATCGCAATTACAACAGGAGGACCAGGAGCTGTTTTTTGGATGTGGCTAATTGCCTTAATTGGCTCTGCATCTGCATTTGTTGAAAGCACACTTGCTCAAATTTATAAAATAAAAGATGGCGACACATTCCGTGGTGGTCCGGCCTATTACATGGAAAAAGCACTAAATGCTCGTTGGATGGGTGTTACCTTCGCTGTATTGATAACGCTAACTTTTGGCTTAGCTTTTAACTCTGTCCAGGCAAACACAATTACAAGTGCTTTTCACTCATCATTCGGTATTAACAAGGTTTTAATAGCTATCATTTTATCTATAATCACAGCGATTATTATCTTTGGTGGAATTAAAAGAATTGCAAAGGTATCTGAAATTATTGTACCAATTATGGCAGGAGCTTATATTCTCGTTGCACTATTTATTATGCTAACAAATATTACAGAAATCCCAAGCGTATTTATGTTAATATTCGAAAGTGCCTTTGGACTTAAAGAGGCTGCAGGTGGTGCTTTAGGTGCGGCAATGATGAATGGAATCAAACGAGGATTGTTTTCAAACGAAGCAGGGATGGGAAGCTCACCTAATGCTGCAGCTACTGCTGATGTCAGCCACCCTGTTAAACAAGGTTTAATTCAAGCACTTGGGGTGTTTGTTGATACGATTATTATTTGTAGTTCAACTGCATTTATCATCTTGTTATCAGGTCTTTATACCTCACAAGAATCTGATGGTATTATCCTAACACAACAAGCACTAGAAACATCTATAGGATCATGGGCCGGAATATTCCTTGCATTTATCGTTCTCATGTTCGCATTCAGCTCTATTGTTGGAAATTACTATTACGGAGAATCCAATATTGAATTTATTAATCAAAAAAAGGTCTATCTTATTATTTATCGTATAGCTGTTGTATTTATGGTTGCTTTTGGATCATTAGCTTCCTTAAACTTCGTGTGGAGTTTAGCCGATATGTTTATGGGTCTAATGGCAATTATTAATTTAATCGCCATTTCGATACTTGGCAAAATTGCATTCTCTGCACTTAACGACTATACAAAACAAAAAGCAAACGGAAAAGATCCAGTCTTTGATAAAACCTCCATTAAAGGTTTAAAAAATGTTGAAGCATGGGAAAAGCCTTTAGAAAAATCGTAAAGCAGTTATAAAAAAACCTTTTTACTATAGTCATTGATTTGACTTGTAAAGAGGTTTTTTAGTGGTAAAACAGTGTTCGACATGGGAACGTTTAAGCCCAGGTTATAAGGGTTGTACAATATAAAAACCAATCTAAAAAGATTGGCCTCTATTATTCTTGCCTAGCTAGCCTAAGACGTCTGAAATATTCTTCATGTTTTCTTCAATCCATTGAAGCGCTTCGTCTATCGTAGGAAATTCCTGTGCCTCAAAAGACATCTCGTCTTGCAGAAGCCAAACGTCCTTCGTGTCTTCATGAGATCCACCAATTGACCAGTGAAGAAGACTATATGGATGGTTTTCATTTAAAAAGGATACCCATGTTTTATTTAAAGCTACATTTTTTATGGAAGTTAATCGATCCTTCATCTATACTCCTCACTTTACAACTAAACTCATACGTGGATTTAATATTTGTGAGGGACTTTTTAACATGAAGCTTTTAGCTGACTCGTTATAAGAAATCGTTAGCTGATCATCTAAAAAGACCATCTTCGTTCTTTCTACTACTAAAGGCACATAATTTGTCTCTATCTTCACATCATCCTGATCTTGTTCTTCAACAAGCCACAATGCTGTTACACCGCTCATAACGCAGCCACAACCTTCAGTATCGTATTTTATCTTTAAAAACCGCTCATTATTTTCAGCTAATTTTGGTGCTAGTTGTTGTATTGCTTCATCTGTAAAAGTCACCTGCATGATAAATCTCCTTTTTAAAATCCATTTTATATAAGCTATATTTTATCACAGGCTATATATTCTTGCATAAATTTACTCCTAGAGGACCTTCGTAAAAAAAGATGAGTACTATAACTACTCATCCTCTTACTTTTGTTTCAAATCTACAATTGTTTGAATCGGCAGCTGCTGACGGTCACCTGTTTTCTCATTTATAATTCGCAAAGTATGCTGAATGGGATCAATATAATGTACATAACCTGTGCACATATGAAGAAAATGATCCTTATAATAGGTAAACACAAGTTCTGTGTGCTCTTCCATTGCCTGACAAATGGTTTCATTTAATTGTTCAAGTTGCTGTTCATCAAGTTCCGGTTTCTCCTGATAGGTATCTTCTTCCGACCAGTCTCGTAAAAGCTTAACATGTTCAGGGAGCATCATAGATGTCCATTTTATATTTCCTCTATCCCGTATTATGTCTCGTCACCACCTTCAAAACAATTTAACTAGTGAAAAGCTTTCGGATAGCCTAATTGAGCTAATGTATGAGCAATCTCTTGATATCCGAGATTATTTGGATGGATATGATCTCTAGATAAAAGATCGTCTTGTCGGTCTTTAAACACCGAGTAAATATCTGCAACTCGAATTGTTTTTCCATTATCAAAGCTGTTTAAATGACGATTAAAAAAACGAACCCATTTATCTGCAAGTGCAATTTCCGGCAATGGATTATAAAGATTAAGCAAATAAATGATAAAAGGAACACCACAATCCTTTTTTAATTCATGAATGGTTTCCATTATTTTCACCATATTGTCATGACACTCTTTTACAGATTGAGCTAGGTCTGTTGTATCACGGGATTCCACAAATTCTTTGCTTGCTTGAATTAAATCGTTTCCTCCAGCTGAGATGGTAATAATGTTGGCATGTTCGATTTTCCGATGCAACTCTGGACTCTCTACAATTTGTAAAACACCGCCTGTTTCTATACCAGATTTTGCGTAAATACCAGCACATACGTGGGTATTTAGCTTTTCCTCAGTTAATCTTACATAACGTCCAACAAATCCAGGTGCTAGAAATGATGCTCCTACTCCAACTGTCAAGGAATCTCCTAAAGCTATATATGTTAAACAGGACTGATTTGTTTCCACATGATATCCTCCTAAAAAAGCAAATAAAGTCCTTATACTTTATTCCTAATCAGAAGGATCGTAGCTTTTCCAAATTGAAATAGGCTTTTACGCTTTATGTCCACCAACAAGCGTGGCACGTTGCTTGGCTGTGCCAGCAGGCGTATAGGACACAGCCCGTAAAATGGCATCAGAACCATATTTATGACGGATCGAGTCCATCACATACCCTAAAGTGCGTTGTTTTGTACGATTTGGTCGAAATAAATCAAGCTGCATTTCACAGTCATCTTCAATATTCGAGAGGGCGATTGAAATTTTCCGTACGGTTTTATTCTCATAAAATTTTTCAAAAAGCTGAAGACATGTTTCATAAATATCCATTGTAATATTTGTTGGTTCCTCAATTGTTTTAGAGCGATAAAACCCGCCACCAAATTCATCACTGCTATACCCAATTCCAAGGCTAATTGTACGACCAACCTTTTGATGCTGACGGGCTCTTCGGGCCACTTCCTCACTTATCTCTAATATCACATGCTTGACTTCTTCCGGGTCAGGGTAATCGCGAAGCAGCATTTGGCTTTTCCCAAAACTAATTTGCCCTTGCATAATCGGCGCCCCAACTTCTGATAAATCAACACCCCATGCATGATAATAGAGCTGATTCCCCATTACCCCAAATTTCTTTTCCAAAAGCTCAAGAGGATAGTTAGCAAGCTGTCCAATATTAAAAATCCCCATTCGATTTAAGGTTTTTTGCACTCTTGACCCAATTCCCCACATGTCACTTAGCGGTTCGATTTTCCATAGTTTTTCCTTTACATCGTCATATGTCCATTCAGCAACACCTGTCTTTTTCGCTTCAGTATCTAAGCATACTTTTGCTAAAAGCATATTTGGTCCAATTCCAATGGCACTTGGGAGGGAAAATTCCCGTTCCATGTCATCACGAATTTTATGAGCAATCGTTAAAGCATCTCCCCAAATATGCTCCACCCCATCTACTTTAATAAAGCTTTCATCAACACTATAAGTGTGGATTGCATCTTTTGGTACATAACGATGAAAAAGCCTTGTCAGC
This genomic stretch from Metabacillus sp. B2-18 harbors:
- a CDS encoding Y-family DNA polymerase, with amino-acid sequence MIENYDQLPKQKILCIDMKSFYASCAAVLLGLDPLTCYLAVVGDTERQGSIVLAASPRLKKEFGIKTGSRLFEVPKDPRITIVNPKMATYVRISTELTRLFHRYVPKDAIHTYSVDESFIKVDGVEHIWGDALTIAHKIRDDMEREFSLPSAIGIGPNMLLAKVCLDTEAKKTGVAEWTYDDVKEKLWKIEPLSDMWGIGSRVQKTLNRMGIFNIGQLANYPLELLEKKFGVMGNQLYYHAWGVDLSEVGAPIMQGQISFGKSQMLLRDYPDPEEVKHVILEISEEVARRARQHQKVGRTISLGIGYSSDEFGGGFYRSKTIEEPTNITMDIYETCLQLFEKFYENKTVRKISIALSNIEDDCEMQLDLFRPNRTKQRTLGYVMDSIRHKYGSDAILRAVSYTPAGTAKQRATLVGGHKA
- a CDS encoding NUDIX hydrolase, encoding MYEDKKAYRTGAEVTMNLNEKTLSSKEIFKGRIIDLYVEQVELPNGKTSSREIVKHPGAVAVIAITPENKIVMVEQFRKPLERNLVEIPAGKLEKGEEPETTARRELEEETGYTCTHLEPLISFYTSPGFADELVHLFLAENLEKLSEAAELDEDEFVEVMEVTLEEAEQMIANKRIYDAKTAYAVQYLQLKQARQNSSK
- a CDS encoding aldo/keto reductase — protein: MRKRQLGKSDLFVSEVGLGCMSLGTDEKHALSLVDRAINLGINYLDTADLYDAGVNEELVGKAIKHRRNEIILATKVGNKWKEDKSGWTWDPSKAYIKTAVKESLKRLQTDYIDLYQLHGGTIEDHIDETIEAFEELKQEGVIRYYGISSIRPNVIKEYLSKSNIVSIMMQYSLLDRRPEEYFSIIKEHNVSVIARGPLAKGLLTKKPLGEKSTSKGYLTYSEAELKNVLPMLEQVDSNHTITELALQYCLHQDVVGTVIPGASKLEQLIENAEAGSAERLSQQTYEELQTLTKFDKYEQHR
- a CDS encoding alpha/beta hydrolase, with protein sequence MKKIFTTIFIILSYVLIVGFFFTNKMMYIKKKKDEEIIDRETKYGFYNHEDVDSLHKRDFSITSQFGYKIKGALYEPHHTNHYMIICHGVTVNRLNSVKYMNLFIQKGWNVLIYDHRRHGESGGKTTSYGHYEKFDLKTVVNWLKNEVGESLILGIHGESMGAVTTLLYGGMVEDGADFYIADCPFSELEAQLLYRLKVEFNIPGFLVMPIAKPFVKLRDRYSLKDVSPLSIINNIHHPVLFIHSKDDDYIPVDMTKQLYDKKKGYRKLYIAEKGSHAMSYAENREKYSEVIDEFFEDIGVVSNVQLGPTR
- a CDS encoding alanine/glycine:cation symporter family protein, translated to MTIIENIINGTNTLLWSYVLIIMLIGAGIYFTVRTKFVQFRMIGEMVRLLGEGATANKKGVSSFQAFCISTASRVGTGNLAGVAIAITTGGPGAVFWMWLIALIGSASAFVESTLAQIYKIKDGDTFRGGPAYYMEKALNARWMGVTFAVLITLTFGLAFNSVQANTITSAFHSSFGINKVLIAIILSIITAIIIFGGIKRIAKVSEIIVPIMAGAYILVALFIMLTNITEIPSVFMLIFESAFGLKEAAGGALGAAMMNGIKRGLFSNEAGMGSSPNAAATADVSHPVKQGLIQALGVFVDTIIICSSTAFIILLSGLYTSQESDGIILTQQALETSIGSWAGIFLAFIVLMFAFSSIVGNYYYGESNIEFINQKKVYLIIYRIAVVFMVAFGSLASLNFVWSLADMFMGLMAIINLIAISILGKIAFSALNDYTKQKANGKDPVFDKTSIKGLKNVEAWEKPLEKS
- a CDS encoding YqkE family protein, producing the protein MKKTNKKKKDDQAVSLSDHLNNDLLEQLKAVKKDLTKEHEEKEAALERKRIEERKQREKNKSFEELFNESSLSWKEFK
- a CDS encoding GDSL-type esterase/lipase family protein is translated as METNQSCLTYIALGDSLTVGVGASFLAPGFVGRYVRLTEEKLNTHVCAGIYAKSGIETGGVLQIVESPELHRKIEHANIITISAGGNDLIQASKEFVESRDTTDLAQSVKECHDNMVKIMETIHELKKDCGVPFIIYLLNLYNPLPEIALADKWVRFFNRHLNSFDNGKTIRVADIYSVFKDRQDDLLSRDHIHPNNLGYQEIAHTLAQLGYPKAFH
- a CDS encoding DUF2552 family protein, with amino-acid sequence MKDRLTSIKNVALNKTWVSFLNENHPYSLLHWSIGGSHEDTKDVWLLQDEMSFEAQEFPTIDEALQWIEENMKNISDVLG
- a CDS encoding YolD-like family protein is translated as MLPEHVKLLRDWSEEDTYQEKPELDEQQLEQLNETICQAMEEHTELVFTYYKDHFLHMCTGYVHYIDPIQHTLRIINEKTGDRQQLPIQTIVDLKQK
- a CDS encoding iron-sulfur cluster biosynthesis family protein, with translation MQVTFTDEAIQQLAPKLAENNERFLKIKYDTEGCGCVMSGVTALWLVEEQDQDDVKIETNYVPLVVERTKMVFLDDQLTISYNESAKSFMLKSPSQILNPRMSLVVK